The following proteins are encoded in a genomic region of Acidobacteriota bacterium:
- a CDS encoding DUF4388 domain-containing protein, which yields MARTLSGNLDTFSLADLLQWLEINALSGRVTVWRGEVVRTIDLKGGAIVFVSSSLPNERLGVFLTRRKVLTEPVVFELLAESFATGRNLTRLILERNLLPREKLAEAVEGLAMKVLLDLFHWAGASFEFDPLFKIEDLIRIHLSLRGQVLAFHGAKSVDDSRVNVGTAAGSDETGARWEREFKAESLAAMFWEILEGLPGETPSPAQLKESYQGFTSFANRVHKRLREPSRLFPVYDDTAVMLKSALDEGGDPERIVQVAALDPFLTIDLLYLANALRTESTELVRTCREAAGVLGNAALRRFVGLLADPSTPKVPSEEKMERVIRRAALSTAVAASHLAEGTDIPREEAYTLGLLEPLGSYELLKLLISVPFPPGPIRIGALSRFRAAAGRVLARKLNLPQAVEDVLGSSGRVASRSPAAEQLIFLAKQIAPSEQIGHEWTTEDPKLSDQVVALSARAELPQLVARDASMLREILQL from the coding sequence GTGGCACGCACGCTCAGCGGCAACCTCGACACCTTCTCGCTCGCCGACCTCCTGCAGTGGCTCGAGATCAACGCCCTGTCGGGACGCGTCACGGTCTGGCGCGGCGAGGTCGTGCGCACGATCGACCTCAAGGGCGGCGCGATCGTCTTCGTCTCCTCGTCGCTCCCTAACGAGCGCCTCGGCGTCTTCCTGACGCGCCGCAAGGTCCTGACCGAGCCGGTCGTCTTCGAGCTCCTCGCCGAGAGCTTCGCGACGGGCCGGAACCTCACGCGCCTCATCCTCGAGCGCAACCTCCTCCCGCGCGAAAAGCTCGCCGAGGCCGTCGAGGGCCTCGCGATGAAGGTCCTGCTCGACCTCTTCCACTGGGCGGGCGCGTCGTTCGAGTTCGACCCGCTCTTCAAGATCGAGGACCTCATCCGGATCCACCTCTCCCTCCGCGGCCAGGTTCTCGCGTTCCACGGCGCCAAGTCGGTCGACGACTCGCGCGTGAACGTCGGCACGGCGGCCGGGAGCGACGAGACGGGCGCGCGCTGGGAGCGCGAGTTCAAGGCCGAGAGCCTCGCGGCGATGTTCTGGGAGATCCTCGAGGGCCTCCCCGGCGAAACGCCGTCCCCCGCCCAGCTCAAGGAGTCGTACCAGGGCTTCACGTCCTTCGCGAACCGCGTCCACAAGCGCCTGCGCGAGCCGTCGCGCCTCTTCCCGGTGTACGACGACACCGCCGTCATGCTGAAGAGCGCGCTCGACGAGGGCGGCGATCCCGAGCGGATCGTGCAGGTCGCGGCGCTCGACCCGTTTCTCACGATCGACCTCCTCTACCTCGCGAACGCGCTGCGCACCGAGAGCACCGAGCTCGTGCGGACCTGCCGCGAGGCCGCCGGCGTCCTCGGGAACGCCGCGCTCCGGCGGTTCGTGGGCCTCCTCGCGGACCCGTCCACCCCGAAGGTCCCGTCCGAGGAGAAGATGGAGCGCGTCATCCGCCGGGCGGCGCTGTCCACCGCGGTGGCCGCCTCCCATCTCGCCGAGGGAACGGACATTCCCCGCGAGGAGGCCTATACGCTCGGCCTCCTCGAGCCGCTCGGCAGCTACGAGCTCCTCAAGCTGCTGATCTCCGTGCCCTTCCCGCCCGGCCCGATCCGCATCGGGGCGCTCTCGCGCTTCCGCGCGGCCGCCGGCCGCGTGCTGGCCCGGAAGCTGAACCTCCCGCAGGCGGTCGAGGACGTCCTCGGCTCGAGCGGACGGGTCGCCTCGCGCAGCCCGGCCGCCGAACAGCTGATCTTTCTCGCCAAGCAGATCGCGCCGTCGGAGCAGATCGGGCACGAGTGGACGACCGAGGATCCGAAGCTCTCGGACCAGGTCGTGGCGCTCTCCGCGCGCGCCGAACTTCCCCAGCTCGTCGCCCGCGACGCGTCGATGCTGCGCGAGATCCTCCAGCTCTGA